The Salicibibacter halophilus DNA window CAAGCAGGGACACTTCTATGAAATAAAACAGTTTGAAAGACAAGTCCTGTCCGTCCTTTAATACCTCTATTATTTTGCATTAAATATCTCCCCTTTTGTATAATAATTCCATAAGCATATAGAAGGTTCTCTATGGATTTACAGTTACCTGGTAAAAAAGCGCTTAACGCTGTTCATTATTAAAATAGCAATCATTTTTGAGGATTATCCTCTCGCATCCTTCTTCCAGCGAGGCGCAATCCCTGTTATTACAGAATTGCGCTTCGTTTCTTCAAATCTTGGACTAGAGAGGCTACAAAAAGCCCAAAATTGACTATGAAACCCATATTTCGCGCCCGTTTAAGCGTCAAATTTAATTTTTGCAGGAATTTGGCCTTCTTGTATCAAAGTGTAGAAGGAAGCCAGATTTTGAGGTGATTCCTGTGACTGAATCCATGGAAGGTATATCGGGCTTTCAAACGGTGCGTCTCGGCTCCACTCCCGTGATTCGCCAATTGATTGAAGAAGCTGGATTGGTCGAACGTATCGATAGACTTTCTCCCGTCAAAAAGGAAGATTGCCAAGTGTCCGTGGGCACACGGATCGCCGCTTTGATCATCAACCAATTGTCTGATCGTAAGCCCCTCTTCAAGGTCGAAGCATTCTATGAAAACCAAGATGTTGAATTGCTGTTCGGCCCAGGCGTCACTGCGAGTGATTTCAATGATGATGCGCTGGGACGGGCCTTAGATGCCCTTTATAACGCCGGGCTTGAAGAGATTTGTATGCACAGCATTCAAGGGGTGCAATCCTGCGTCAACCTTACGTGGGAAGGGCTGCACGCTGATACCACGTCCTTTGTATATACAGGTGCACCCAAAAACGACCCCGATGATGAGGCGTTATTAAAAATCGTCCATGGCCACACCAAAGATCATCGCCCGGATGCTCCGCAGATTAAATTCGGGTTGACGACATCACCGGAGGGCATCCCCGTCTATGCCGACGTCTTAAACGGCAATCAGGATGATAAAACATGGAACGCGAAAGTCATGAAAGCTCTGAGACAATGGTACGAGCCGGATCAGTTGGCCCAAGCGATTTTTATCGCGGACAGCGCACTGGTCACCGAAGACAATTTAAAAATGGTCCAAGGCAAAGGGGATCAGCCAGATTTTCAGTTTTTATCCCGGTTGCCGGAAAATTTTAAAGTGGCCAAAACACTGAAAGAAAAAGCCTTGAAGGACGATGAAAATGAATGGGAAGATATTGGCCACTTTGTCAACCGCAAAGGGGCGGCTTCTTATCACACCTATCCCGCCAAAGAGAAACTGCACGGAAACCCCTACCGGTTTCTGGTTGTTCAATCCGATCAAATGGATGGTCGGAAGAAAAAGAAGATCGACAACCAACTCAAAAATGAAAAGCAAAGCTGTCGCAAAGAGCAAAAAGAGCTGGAAAGCCGGGACTTTGCTTGTGAGGCCGATGCCGAAGCTGCGCTTGCCGACTTTCTCAAGCACCATCACAAAGGGTATCATACGTTTGAAGGCACCGTGGTCCGTGAAGAGGTGCCCGGCAAACGCGAGAAACGCGGGCGTCCCAAAAAAGGGGAACCGCCGCCTCCGCCGGTCACCGTCTATCGTGCCCAATTAGAGCTGCAATCCCCGTCGGAAGAGACCCTCGAACAGCTTCGCAAAGAAGCGTCCATCTTTATCCTGGTCACCAATGCGGGCAACGACACGGCCTCCGACGTGGACCTATTGAAAGGCTATAAAGGCCAACAAACCGTGGAAAATCGCTTCCGGTTTCTCAAGGATCCGTTTTTTGTCCGACGGCTTTTCTTGGAAAAACCCCGCCGTGTCGAAGCTTTTGCTTATGTGATGATGATGAGTATGATGATTTATTCCCTGTTCGAATACCTCATTCGCACAAGCATGGAAACAGATGACGAGCCCCTGAATTTGATGGGGGGCGGTGGCCGTCGAAGCATTCGCCCGACGGGCGAAGCTGTCTTAGAACTGCTGGATACCGTCGATATTATTCACATGGAGATCGACGGTCAACTCCGACGGTTGTTTCCGGATAATCATGAGCCGCAATTGGACCGCATCCTCAGTTTGTTAGGGATGGATCGGAGCGTTTATACGACACCGTTTAGCTCAAAAGCTGTCGAAATCAATAGCCAGTAATCATAGCTCGGGCATTCCTTTGCTCGTTTGATGTCGAATGACGAGGGAATGGCTCAACATTTGTCTTGTGCATATTATTCAAAGGCATTCATTCCCTGAACGGCATGTCCATACCAACCAAAAGAAATTACCTGGATGTTGCCCTCGCGAAATCTGGGATGAAAAGTATTATTGTTGTTATAACAGGCACCATTGGAATACTTAGATTAAAAGTAACTGACACCTAAAAATTAAGCTTCGTCAACTCCCCCTCTTATTCCACAAACTAGCCTTTTTTCGTAACAGAGATAATGAAAAAGTTAAACATTCAAGATAGAAAAGGCTGATTAAAATGAGTGCATCAGATCAAATCTATAACATCCTGTGATTTTTCCTATTTTGATCGGGGCTATTTGAGTTGAAAATCATCTTATAGTACACCACTAATTTCAATAATATGAATGGTGCAGCTCATTATATAACACTGGGTGTTAGTATCACTATTGGCAGCATATATCACATCTTATCTAGGATTATGATCGGGTAAGCGTTTGAATTTATCCCCAGCTTTTCCGCTGCTCCGCACAGGATTGCTTGTTTCCCAGCACCCCTACGCGTTTTTCCTTTTTAGTCCGCAAACCGTCCCTCTGGGGACTCGACACGCTCGGGTTCTCCTTTTTCAGTTCGCAGACCGCCCCTCTGGGGATTCGACACGCTCGGTTTCTCCTTTTTCAGTCCGCAGACCGTCCCTCTGAGGACTCGACGCGTTCGGGGTTCTCCTTTCCAGTCCGCAGACCGTCCCTCTGAGGAGTCGACACGCTCGGATTCTCCTTTTTCAGTCCGCAGACCGCCCCTCTGGGGACCGTCTGTCCCCTTTTTATTGACATTCCTCACCCCCTCTATTATATTTACATGTACTAGAATATCCACCGGAGGAATCTATTCATCTATGAAAAGTTTCTTTTTCTTCACGTGCCTCCTGGCGATATTTTCGGCATTTTTCCTGTTTAATATCGACCAAAATCGCGAACAACAAGCCATGGCGGAAGATGTCGTTTCCACCGACGAAGAACTGCATCCGCATGTAAAAGAACAAAAAGACACATTGATCGAACGGGCAGATGACATCGGGATTGATGTGGTCATTACAGAAGGGTATCGCTCCCACGACCGCCAAGATGATCTCTACGCGCAAGGCCGGACGGAGTCGGGGGACATTGTGACAAACGCGGAGGCAGGCGAGTCGTATCATAATTACGGCTTGGCTATCGATTTCGCGATTGAAAATAGCGACGGAGAAATCATTTGGGACATCGAATACGATGGCACCGAAAGCGGGGAATCCGATTGGCTGGAAGTCGCCGCAATTGGAGAAGATTTAGGATTTGAGTGGGGCGGACACTGGAACGATTATCCCCATTTGCAAATGGATTTCGGCTTATCCATTGAAGAGCTTCAAGAAGCCAAACAACAACTGGACAACGAATCGGGGTAATAGTCGCCCGTTAACTTCCCGGTATAATACGTAAGGCTGCCACCATGAAGGATGACAGCCTTACTTTTTTATCCATTGAAGGTTTGAAAAGCAATCGTTGCATTGTGCCCGCCAAAGCCGAATGAATTGTTCAGGGCGACATTGGCTTGGATCGGTTTCTTTTCGTTTGCGGCGTAGTCAAGGTCACATTTCGGATCAGGGTTGCGCAAATTAATGGTCGGAGCTGCAACCTGATCCACAAGCGACTGTATGCTAAAAATGGATTCAACGGCGCCTGTTGACCCCAATAAATGCCCGGTCATGGATTTCGTCGAACTGACGACGAGCTCGTAGGCATGATCGGAAAAGACATTTTTGATCGCGGTCGTCTCGTATTCATCATTGTATGGCGTGCTTGTTCCATGAGCATTGATATAGCCAACGTCTTTTTTGTCAATGGCTCCGTCGGAAAGCGCCTGCTCCATTGCTCTGGCCGCGCCTTCCCCTTCCGGCGCGGGCGCTGTCATATGGTAGGCATCCCCGGTCGAACCATAGCCGACCACTTCCGCGTAAATGTCTGCTTCCCGCGCTTCCGCAGATTCCAACGATTCCAAAATAAGAATGCCGGCACCTTCGCCCATGACAAATCCGTCCCGTTCTGCGTCAAACGGGCGAGAGGCAGTGGCAGGATCATCGGAAGCCGTTATCGCTTTAGCTGCCGCGAAGCCGGCAATCGCCATGTTTGTAATCGGCGCTTCCGTTCCGCCGGTAATCATGGCGTCCGCGTCGCCTCTTTGAATGACCTTAAACGCATCGCCGATCGAATTCGTCCCTGATGCACAAGCGGTAACGCTGCAAGAGTTGATGCCTTTTGCACCGGTTTGAATGGATACTTGGCCGGACGCCATGTCCGGGATCATCATCGGTACGAAAAACGGGCTCACTCGTCTTGGCCCTTTTTCAGTGAGTTGTTTAAATTGTTTTTCGTAGGTTTCCATGCCACCGATCCCTGAGCCAATCCAGACACCGACACGGTCTGCATTCTCATCTGTAACCTTATAATCGGCATCTTCAAGGGCCATCTGCGCAGAAGCGACAGCGTAATGCGTAAATCGGTCCATTTTCCGGGCATCTTTTCGGTCCAAATAGTCTTCGACTTCAAAGCCTTTTATTTCACCCGCGACGTTAATCGGGAATTGTTCTGCGTCTAACCTCGTCACCGGGCCGATGCCTGTATCCCCTGCAAGCGCTCGCTTCCAAGCCTCGTCCACATGATTCCCGAGTGGGTTCACCGTCCCCATACCTGTGACTACGACACGATGTTTCATCTTCATTCTCTCCTTTAAAAACTTGGCTTGGTACCGATGGCGAACTCTTGATCAATCGTCTTTGAGCCAAGTTTCGTATATTTTGCGAATCGGCCTATCGTCCCCAGCGAAGAGCAATACCGCCCCATACAAGACCGGAGCCGAATCCGACCATCACGACTAAATCTCCATCTTTTATTTTACCACGATTTAAGTCTTCCACAAGAGCTATGGGGATCGAAGATGAAGACGTATTTCCGAATTTGTGTACAGTAGCTGCCATTTTTTCTTTTGGTAACTCCAAACGTTGCCTGGCCGCTTCCATGATACGGATATTCGCTTGGTGAGGAACGAGATAATCGACATCATCTTTCGTAAGATTGGCTTTTTCAAGCAAATTCATACACGTATCGCCCATTTGGCGGACGGCAAACTTGAACACCTCTCGTCCATTCATATAGAGATAGGGATTCGCGATAATATGGGGGGCTCCGCTGCCATCTGATCCCAATTCAAAGGAGAGCAATCCGCGGTCGTTGCCAACGGGCCCCATGACCGCCGCCCCTGCTCCGTCACCAAAGAGAACAGCCGTATTACGATCGTTGAAATCCGTTACCTTTGACAATTTTTCAGCACCGACGACGAGAATCCGTGCATAAGCTCCGGTAGATATGAATTGGCTGGCGGTGACGACGCCGTACGCAAAACCGGCACAAGCGGCACCGATATCCATTGCCGCTGCCTTATGCGCGCCGAGACGGTCTTGAATCATGGATGATACAGAGGGAAAAGGATAATCACCGGTTACAGACGCAACGATAATCAGATCCAGGTCTTCGGCCTTTTCCCCGGCATGTTCAAGTGCGCGAACAGCAGAAAAATAAGACATATCCGAAGTATCCACATCATCTTCCGCAAATACTCTTCGTTCGATGCCTGTGCGTGTCCGAATCCATTCGTCACTCGTATCCAGCGTCTTTTCAAAGTCTTTATTCGTAACCTCTTTTCCCTCAGTAAAACTGCCAATTCCATATATGCCCGCTCGTCGCATACAAATTCCCCTCCTGTTGAATGGCTTTTAAAATATTGGTTCGTATTATGACCTAGTACTAATTTTATCCCATTTCCATCGTTTCCGCAATAGAAAAAACCGTGCCCATCCGAGAAAATGGACACGGTTTCTTTTTTATCGTGGGGGGCCTTCGGATCCTCCGTACGGTCCATACGGCGGAAGCGGGTGACCACCTAAGCCAGGCTCGCCTCCATAAATAGGACCGTAACTAGGTCCATAACTCGGACCGTAACTTGGCCCAAACTGAGGGCCGTACTGCGGACCATAACTAATGGGAGGAGGTGCGCCATATCCCGCACCATAACCACCGTATCCCCCACCGGCTAACAATGGTCCTGCTGCGAGACCGGCAACAAATGGCAGAAAAAATCCAATCCGTTCGTCGCCTGCATGTGTAGATGTCGGGGGAGCGGCGTAACCATCCATTCGGTAAGGATAAATGGTTCTCATTAATCTCTTCCTTTCCTGCATAGGCTGCTGTATATTCTATGGTAGCCCAATAACGGATGTGTAGCTTTAAAATAAAGTTTAATCAAAAATAACCCACAAACCCGTATATTACCGTTGCAGAAAAAAGCATTACATACAATTGATCAATGAATGTTACTCCATTCTATTCTTTAACTTCTATTGAAAAAACATAAGTTGCACTTGCTTCATTATGAACTCCATTCAACATTGACATAGTCTGCAAATGCGTACGAAATAGCACTCAAGCCTATTAAAAGCCATAAACTTCTGACATTAACTACACGCACCTAGATGTTCTTATAATACGAATGCATTTTTTATCATGACGGACACAACTCTTATTCCATTCTTGCGCTTCGTTTGCGTAAGATCGGTGATGTTATATAGGTCTCCTCAATAAAACAAACCAGACTATAATTACAGAAAGAAAGTAGATGACGAGTAGACTAATGACATTTCTCCAAGCCACATCATCTGAAAATAGAAATACACCAGGTAAAATAATAATAACGCAACAAATACACGCTATGATAAAAGCTTTTAAAAAACTCATTTAAATACCTCTTTAAAGTGAAGAGTAAAACAAGTTACCCCATTAAATGGCCTTTTTCCGCAAGATCGGGCTCTGACTTTTATTCCGCATAAGCGCTTCGATTGCTTAGTACATATTGATCTTACTGGTAATGTGGCTTTCGTTCTTTCATCAGTCCACTAATGTTAGTATATATGGCATAAAGTCCTGCTACAACTGTAAATGCGGCGAACCAAAAAGTAGAGTTGAACAAAACATGGAAGGTCACAATAAACACGGGTACAATCACGACAATTGCAATAATATTTCGAACGAAATTATGCATTTTAGCCCTTCCTTTCCAAAAATTATTCACATTTCCTGGTCATATTCCTCTTATGTGGTGCAACTAAACTCTCTGATCAAGAAGGCTTATTATACAATTAACTAGCCCTATTCTCAAGGAGAGCACAATCCCTGTTATTCCAGAATTGCGCTTCGTTTCAGGAATAAAATCAGCAGACAGCGTATGATACAATTTTTTGTATTTAATACTGCATCACAGTTCCCTCTTTATTCTTTGTTGCGATACAAATACATCGTCAACGGTGCAAATATCGCCAATATGATGACGCTAGCCAAGAGCACCCAGCCAATATCTTCAAATGTTGCCGTTCCATGCATGAGCCCACGCACTGCTGTCACCAGTAGGGAGATCGGGTTGACGTCAACAAAACTCTGCAGCCATCCCGGCAACGTCTCCGGGTCAACAAGCACATTGCTAATAAATGTCAAAGGCATGAGGACCATCATCGAGACGGCGGCAAGTGTCTGTTCCGTTCGTATGACGATTGAAAGGGCGATCCAGATCCATGATAAGCTAAAAGCGAACAGCAACAATAAACCGATGGCTGCCAAAACACCCCATACACCTGCATCGGGTTGGAAACCGAGGATCATTCCTAGCACGATCAAGATTGCGGAGGCCATCGCGAAACGCACAACGTCTATCAATAACCCTCCAACGAGAACCGAAGGCCCCCAAATCGGCAAGGTCCGAAATCGATCGTATACTCCTTTGGTGATGTCACTGTTCAAGGCCATCCCGGTGTACATCGTTATCATGGTTACTGTCATGACGAGAATACCCGGCAAGATGAATTGTAGGTAATCCCCGGTGGATCCTGCGATGGAACCGCCAAAAAGATACGTGAACATGAGCAAAAAAATGATCGGCATCGCCGTCACATCAAACATTTGTTCCGGCATATGCTTTATTTTCAAAAGTGCCCGCCATCCGAAAGTGAGCGATGCTGATAATGCACTGGGTTTCTTCGGACGCTCCCCGGTTGCCAATACTTCACGCAATATTTTATTATTCATCCGCTCACCTCTTCTGTTGAATTAGGGCGTCCTGTTAGAGAAAGGAAAACTTCATCAAGACTAGGTTGACCAAGGGAAAAATCCTTAACAGCAATATTAGCACGTCCCAGTTCTCCGAGGGCATGTGTGGCAAGCATGTTATCTGATATTCGAGCTGAAAGGACCGCTGGATCGGATGAAAGCTGAATCTTTGTGTCAAGTTTCTCAGCCAGTAATTGTTCTGCTTCAGGTCGGGTTTCCGGATCAAGCAATCGTACTTGTAATGTTCCCGAACCGACGGAGGCTTTCAGTTCTCCACTGGTCCCTTCAGCAATGATTTTACCTTCATCAATAACGGCAATCCGATCGGCCAATTGATCAGCTTCATCAAGATACTGCGTCGTTAATAAAACCGTTGTGCCTGTACTCACCAACACCCTGATAATGTCCCACACTTGATGACGGCTGCGCGGATCCAGTCCGGTGGTCGGTTCATCCAAAAATAACAATTCCGGTGAGACGACAATGCTAGCAGCAATATCAATACGCCGCCGCATCCCTCCTGAGTATTTTTTTACCTGACGTTTGGCTGCTTCTTGTAAACCGAAAGCGTTGAGAAGCTCGTCAGCTCTTTTCTTTGCACTTTTTTGTGAATAACCCGTAAGCCGGCCGATCATGATCAGATTCTCCCGACCGGTCAGATCTTCATCCAGTGAAGCGAACTGCCCAGTTAAACCGATGCGGCTACGCACTTCGTCCGTCTCTTGCACGAGATCATGGCCGAGCACTCGGATGTCGCCGGCATCAGGTTTCAACAATGTTGCGAGTATGCGGGTAATCGTTGTTTTTCCGGCACCATTCGGACCTAAGAAGCCATATACAGCCCCTTTATCCACCGTTAGGTCAACCTCATCGACGGCGCGTTTTTTTCCAAACGTTTTGACGAGCCCCTTGGCTTCAATAGCCAGCTCAATGTGATATTGATCATTGCTTAACATATTCATCGTCCCTCCTCTCGAACCTTACTTAAAATATCCGTCAAATATGCTTCTACTTCGTTCGTCAGAACTTTTGTATGAAGCAGTGATTTATCCCCAAATCCTTCTGAGATTTCCTCAAGTTCATCAAAATATTCCAGTTCAAATACTTCGGTCAGCACATTCATTAGTTCCAGTCCTTTTTCCTGTACTGCCAATTCATCCACGGGCTTTCTCTCATGATAGAATCGAATAATATCTGAAAATATAGCTGTTATTTTTTTCTCCAATTCAAGTTTTTCTTCTGCTGTCTTCCCTTCCAAGAATATTCGATCCAGCAACTCTTTGGACATATGGTTAGCCATCCATTGCTTTTGATCTTCCTCACGTTGAAGCGCATGAATGAGTCCTAACAATAAATCGCTATCCGTCTGATTTTCCTGCTCTTGAATGATCGCTTGTACGCGTTCGATGGTCCCGATCACCTGATCAAGATGTTCTCGCTTTTGTTCCAAAAGGTTTGCTTGCGCTGCCAAAGAATCCTTTAATTCCTTTCCGGGTTTTTCAAGATATTCAGCAATGGTTAGCACCCAAAAACTAAGGCTTTAATGCTCACTCAAAGTCTTTTCCAACAAAAATGAGCGGCATTTTAAAGTTTGAAGGATGATTTTTTCTTCGAAAAAATCTACCCCACCCCTCTTAAACGGTGGCTGGGGCCATCTTTTTAAGATGTTTCGTGCATCTTTTGAAGTTTTGGGCAATGATTGAGGCATATAACCAGATTTTTGGACGCACGCGTCCCCTGACAGGCAAATCCTCCAATCGATATGCCCGTTTCAAGACAGAAGGCACGCCTTCAACACCCGCCCGAAAGTTGGAAAGTTCCTGATGCCTTTTCGTTCCAATTTTGGCGCGCGTTTGGTCGGTCCGTCTTTTGTTTTCGCTAAACGAAACGTGGTAGGCTTTCTTTTGCTCTTTGACTTGGCACTGGTTTAATAGAGGGCACTGCTGACAATGTTCTTTGTAAAATTTGGCTGTGTATATCTCTTTCTCGGCATCATAGATGGGAAAGGTTGGTTCATGCCCTTGTGGACATCTTGTAATTTTCCCTGTTTCAGGGTCAATCTCAAATTGGTCGACACCAATATAGTCATCGGAAACAGAACGTCCGGTCAATTGGGAAAAGTTGATCTCAAGGTCTTTGTCATCCGCGTGTTTCACCGTTTCTTGGCGATAGTAAGCACCGTCAACAGCGAGTGTCTCAATGTCGTCGGCCAAAGGGTGCTCTTTGACAAAGTCCTCGCCAAATTGTGCGTCACTATGGGTATTCTCTTTCAAATCGGCATGCATAATAAGCCCTGTTTCTTTTTCAGGGTCATGAACTTCTACAAGATTTAAACTGTTGCCGATATGATGGTCTCCGCCTTTGTGACGAAAGGTCGCATCAGGATCCGATGGGTTTTGAAGAATACGAGAAGATAACTTTGTTCCTTCGATGGGAACAGTGATGCCGTCTTCCGACTCCACAGATTGTTCTTGCAGTAGGCGCGCCAGATGCTTAAAAGCATCGGTATCAAGGGCGACAGATGCATCTTGAACCCACACGTGCAAGTCATGCGCCTGATGAATGAGGGATTCAAGTTTAGATGCTTCTTCTGTCGATTTCGTTTTGTATATGGTTTGGTTTTTATGTCCTTTTTCAAGGTACGCCAAATAAGACGCAGGGATATCCAATCCCGGAATCTTGTTGAGTTCCCTGACCACGTTACGAATCACCGTATAAACCAACTCAATGCGCGTCATTTTTTTGCAAGAACTGTCAAGCATCGTGGAATCCATGCGTGCCATCGATTTGTTTAAAGAAAGAAAATATGCCATTTTTTCAGCGAGCGACTCCATTTCTTGTTGGAGGAGATTTTCTCCCGTTTGTAGCTCATGTTCAACCAGGCGACATCTAAAGTTGGATAAGGTGTTAACACAGAGACGTTCCTTATCCGCATTGGCCTCCAGACCCAAGGCATATTGAAACCGATAATCAAAATAAAGGGATCCAATCAAGTCCTCGTCGGAGAATATATGTTGTTGTTTGAGGATAAGCAAACTGACCAGAACATTCACTGGCTTATTCGGACGACTCGCCTTTTGGCTATATAAGACGGAAAAGCGTTTTTCATTAATTTGCGTAAGAATAAGGCGATAAAAATCCTCGGCCCAGCTTTTTTTCAGCATTTCAACAACATAGTCGGGAAATGCTTGATCTTGATCGAAGAGTGTTTTTTGTACATCTTTGTCTCCTGGCCTGAACATGGTAGAACCTCCAACATCGTAGTCTATCTCTATTATAATGTATTTTTCGCTCTAATTGGTGGAAAACCTGGACCTTTTTGGGTGAGAACCAGCAATGTCTCCCAGAGAAAAATCTAAATATTTGAGTGTCAAGATTCTTTGTAAATGAAATAAATCATTTTCGGTGTAAAGGCGATGCCCTTGTTTGTTATATTCCGATGGTACTAGCAATCCTCTCCGATCATAGTAGCGAAGTGTACGTTCAGTTACACCTGTCAACTTAGCAAATTTTCCAACGGAATACGCTTTTTTCTCAATCATTCGTTACCCTCCTTCGTTTCTTTAATACATAGCATAACCCCTAACGTAACGTCAGGGGCAAGAGGGTTTTTACATTTATTAAAGTTGTTGTTCGCCATCTTATGTTTTCATACATTCATGTACTTAATAACCGATTCGTTAAATACTGTTTCCTTTTTGTGTGATGTTGCATTTAAAAACCTTCTCTTATTCAACAATCTGGCCTTATTGCAGAATACTGTTTTCCGTAAGAATACCCTTTGGAATCATCATATCCAAAGGGATAAACCTTCGCAACATTTTTATAAACGTCGTATCTTTTTAACAAATGTCGCGACTTTATTTTAAAACCACGGATGTGCGGCGAATTAGCCGTCTGCCCGCATCTTCATATACGTAAATTCTGCAAGAAAGGCAAGGATTAACGCAAAAATAACAATAGCCGTCTCGGCGAAAGAGGTGAAGGCCGACAAGAAAAAATAACCGGCGAGT harbors:
- a CDS encoding transposase yields the protein MFRPGDKDVQKTLFDQDQAFPDYVVEMLKKSWAEDFYRLILTQINEKRFSVLYSQKASRPNKPVNVLVSLLILKQQHIFSDEDLIGSLYFDYRFQYALGLEANADKERLCVNTLSNFRCRLVEHELQTGENLLQQEMESLAEKMAYFLSLNKSMARMDSTMLDSSCKKMTRIELVYTVIRNVVRELNKIPGLDIPASYLAYLEKGHKNQTIYKTKSTEEASKLESLIHQAHDLHVWVQDASVALDTDAFKHLARLLQEQSVESEDGITVPIEGTKLSSRILQNPSDPDATFRHKGGDHHIGNSLNLVEVHDPEKETGLIMHADLKENTHSDAQFGEDFVKEHPLADDIETLAVDGAYYRQETVKHADDKDLEINFSQLTGRSVSDDYIGVDQFEIDPETGKITRCPQGHEPTFPIYDAEKEIYTAKFYKEHCQQCPLLNQCQVKEQKKAYHVSFSENKRRTDQTRAKIGTKRHQELSNFRAGVEGVPSVLKRAYRLEDLPVRGRVRPKIWLYASIIAQNFKRCTKHLKKMAPATV
- a CDS encoding MerR family transcriptional regulator yields the protein MIEKKAYSVGKFAKLTGVTERTLRYYDRRGLLVPSEYNKQGHRLYTENDLFHLQRILTLKYLDFSLGDIAGSHPKRSRFSTN
- a CDS encoding M15 family metallopeptidase; its protein translation is MKSFFFFTCLLAIFSAFFLFNIDQNREQQAMAEDVVSTDEELHPHVKEQKDTLIERADDIGIDVVITEGYRSHDRQDDLYAQGRTESGDIVTNAEAGESYHNYGLAIDFAIENSDGEIIWDIEYDGTESGESDWLEVAAIGEDLGFEWGGHWNDYPHLQMDFGLSIEELQEAKQQLDNESG
- a CDS encoding beta-ketoacyl-ACP synthase III, with the protein product MRRAGIYGIGSFTEGKEVTNKDFEKTLDTSDEWIRTRTGIERRVFAEDDVDTSDMSYFSAVRALEHAGEKAEDLDLIIVASVTGDYPFPSVSSMIQDRLGAHKAAAMDIGAACAGFAYGVVTASQFISTGAYARILVVGAEKLSKVTDFNDRNTAVLFGDGAGAAVMGPVGNDRGLLSFELGSDGSGAPHIIANPYLYMNGREVFKFAVRQMGDTCMNLLEKANLTKDDVDYLVPHQANIRIMEAARQRLELPKEKMAATVHKFGNTSSSSIPIALVEDLNRGKIKDGDLVVMVGFGSGLVWGGIALRWGR
- the fabF gene encoding beta-ketoacyl-ACP synthase II — its product is MKMKHRVVVTGMGTVNPLGNHVDEAWKRALAGDTGIGPVTRLDAEQFPINVAGEIKGFEVEDYLDRKDARKMDRFTHYAVASAQMALEDADYKVTDENADRVGVWIGSGIGGMETYEKQFKQLTEKGPRRVSPFFVPMMIPDMASGQVSIQTGAKGINSCSVTACASGTNSIGDAFKVIQRGDADAMITGGTEAPITNMAIAGFAAAKAITASDDPATASRPFDAERDGFVMGEGAGILILESLESAEAREADIYAEVVGYGSTGDAYHMTAPAPEGEGAARAMEQALSDGAIDKKDVGYINAHGTSTPYNDEYETTAIKNVFSDHAYELVVSSTKSMTGHLLGSTGAVESIFSIQSLVDQVAAPTINLRNPDPKCDLDYAANEKKPIQANVALNNSFGFGGHNATIAFQTFNG
- a CDS encoding penicillin-binding protein — encoded protein: MRTIYPYRMDGYAAPPTSTHAGDERIGFFLPFVAGLAAGPLLAGGGYGGYGAGYGAPPPISYGPQYGPQFGPSYGPSYGPSYGPIYGGEPGLGGHPLPPYGPYGGSEGPPR
- a CDS encoding IS1634 family transposase codes for the protein MTESMEGISGFQTVRLGSTPVIRQLIEEAGLVERIDRLSPVKKEDCQVSVGTRIAALIINQLSDRKPLFKVEAFYENQDVELLFGPGVTASDFNDDALGRALDALYNAGLEEICMHSIQGVQSCVNLTWEGLHADTTSFVYTGAPKNDPDDEALLKIVHGHTKDHRPDAPQIKFGLTTSPEGIPVYADVLNGNQDDKTWNAKVMKALRQWYEPDQLAQAIFIADSALVTEDNLKMVQGKGDQPDFQFLSRLPENFKVAKTLKEKALKDDENEWEDIGHFVNRKGAASYHTYPAKEKLHGNPYRFLVVQSDQMDGRKKKKIDNQLKNEKQSCRKEQKELESRDFACEADAEAALADFLKHHHKGYHTFEGTVVREEVPGKREKRGRPKKGEPPPPPVTVYRAQLELQSPSEETLEQLRKEASIFILVTNAGNDTASDVDLLKGYKGQQTVENRFRFLKDPFFVRRLFLEKPRRVEAFAYVMMMSMMIYSLFEYLIRTSMETDDEPLNLMGGGGRRSIRPTGEAVLELLDTVDIIHMEIDGQLRRLFPDNHEPQLDRILSLLGMDRSVYTTPFSSKAVEINSQ
- a CDS encoding ATP-binding cassette domain-containing protein yields the protein MNMLSNDQYHIELAIEAKGLVKTFGKKRAVDEVDLTVDKGAVYGFLGPNGAGKTTITRILATLLKPDAGDIRVLGHDLVQETDEVRSRIGLTGQFASLDEDLTGRENLIMIGRLTGYSQKSAKKRADELLNAFGLQEAAKRQVKKYSGGMRRRIDIAASIVVSPELLFLDEPTTGLDPRSRHQVWDIIRVLVSTGTTVLLTTQYLDEADQLADRIAVIDEGKIIAEGTSGELKASVGSGTLQVRLLDPETRPEAEQLLAEKLDTKIQLSSDPAVLSARISDNMLATHALGELGRANIAVKDFSLGQPSLDEVFLSLTGRPNSTEEVSG
- a CDS encoding ABC transporter permease translates to MNNKILREVLATGERPKKPSALSASLTFGWRALLKIKHMPEQMFDVTAMPIIFLLMFTYLFGGSIAGSTGDYLQFILPGILVMTVTMITMYTGMALNSDITKGVYDRFRTLPIWGPSVLVGGLLIDVVRFAMASAILIVLGMILGFQPDAGVWGVLAAIGLLLLFAFSLSWIWIALSIVIRTEQTLAAVSMMVLMPLTFISNVLVDPETLPGWLQSFVDVNPISLLVTAVRGLMHGTATFEDIGWVLLASVIILAIFAPLTMYLYRNKE